A genome region from Arthrobacter agilis includes the following:
- a CDS encoding PucR family transcriptional regulator produces MSSDEMLAPPPEPPWLALPPEVSDRLRPLTPSLVEAIIEAVPQLVPAYARPLEGNFGRGLRTGVAAALERFLELPGTVLPALSDQSRQLVAALGRGEFRHGRSMDALLGAYRMGARVTFREMSRRSMEEGLGPAVVVDLGESIMAYIDELSAVSAEAYAFEQSERAGAVDRRRAELLELLLLGQADETALRQAASLADWVVPAQVAVVTLPLEHAEGIRQRLGPGVIVVERETDAVALVPERGPRHRAELDRALTGRGAAIGPAGGLEQVAQSLRLAVLAASMLPPRESPDEPPVWADEHMTEVVLAAEPSAVGELARRRLAPLAGLPDSQRAKLEETLLAWLRHWGQRAPIAEELGIHGQTVGYRVQQLRELFGDDLRDPKARFELEIALRSENRVPA; encoded by the coding sequence GTGAGTTCCGACGAGATGCTGGCACCGCCGCCGGAGCCGCCGTGGCTCGCGCTGCCGCCCGAGGTCAGCGACCGGCTGCGGCCCCTCACCCCGAGCCTCGTCGAAGCGATCATCGAAGCCGTCCCGCAGCTGGTCCCCGCCTACGCCCGCCCCCTCGAGGGCAACTTCGGGCGTGGCCTGCGGACGGGCGTGGCCGCGGCGCTGGAGCGGTTCCTCGAGCTCCCGGGGACCGTGCTGCCCGCCCTCTCGGACCAGAGTCGCCAGCTGGTGGCCGCCCTCGGCAGGGGCGAGTTCCGCCACGGCCGCAGCATGGACGCGCTGCTCGGTGCCTACCGCATGGGGGCGCGTGTCACCTTCCGCGAGATGTCGCGCCGCTCCATGGAGGAGGGCCTCGGCCCCGCCGTCGTGGTGGACCTGGGCGAATCGATCATGGCGTACATCGACGAGCTCTCCGCCGTGAGCGCGGAGGCCTATGCGTTCGAGCAGTCCGAGCGTGCGGGCGCCGTGGACCGGCGCCGTGCCGAACTGCTGGAGCTGCTGCTGCTCGGGCAGGCGGACGAGACCGCGCTGCGCCAGGCGGCGTCGCTCGCGGACTGGGTGGTGCCCGCGCAGGTGGCCGTGGTGACGCTGCCGCTGGAACACGCGGAGGGGATCCGGCAGCGCCTCGGGCCGGGCGTCATCGTCGTCGAGCGCGAGACGGACGCCGTCGCCCTGGTGCCCGAGCGTGGACCGCGGCACCGGGCGGAACTGGACCGCGCACTCACCGGCAGGGGAGCGGCCATCGGTCCCGCCGGCGGCCTGGAGCAGGTGGCCCAGTCGCTCCGCCTGGCGGTCCTGGCCGCCTCCATGCTGCCGCCGCGCGAAAGCCCGGACGAACCGCCGGTCTGGGCGGACGAGCACATGACGGAGGTGGTCCTCGCGGCCGAACCGTCGGCCGTCGGGGAACTGGCCCGCCGCAGGCTCGCCCCGCTGGCCGGCCTGCCCGACAGCCAGCGGGCCAAGCTCGAGGAGACCCTGCTGGCCTGGCTGCGGCACTGGGGGCAGCGGGCCCCGATCGCCGAGGAGCTCGGCATCCACGGACAGACGGTCGGCTACCGCGTCCAGCAGCTGCGCGAGCTGTTCGGCGACGACCTCAGGGACCCGAAGGCGCGCTTCGAGCTGGAGATCGCGCTGCGCAGCGAGAACAGGGTCCCGGCCTAG
- a CDS encoding DNA-3-methyladenine glycosylase family protein translates to MSRTAVLTPRGALDAGPLAAILANHAIPGCEIAGTGVSGRSHTRLLATPGGPRRVTVTVRPDDVELTADTDVDAEFACLVRTTRSWLDLDTDVAAVARAFDGDSLLGPLVRRRPGLRAVGYPDAFEAAIMTVLGQQVSVAAGGTFGGRLAAAYGTPTDSGLTLFPTPQAIAAAPHEELRAAVGVTRARAATVQNVARAVAAGLSLDPAGDHAALRKELLAIPGIGPWSADYLAVRVLRDPDAFTPGDLVARRAMGNPDIRDAGRRSEAWRPYRAYALFHLWTAATYSGP, encoded by the coding sequence GTGAGCCGCACGGCTGTCCTCACCCCACGCGGCGCGCTCGACGCCGGCCCCCTGGCGGCGATCCTCGCGAACCACGCCATCCCGGGCTGCGAGATCGCCGGCACGGGCGTGTCCGGCCGCTCCCACACCCGCCTGCTCGCGACGCCGGGCGGCCCCCGCCGCGTCACGGTCACCGTCCGGCCCGACGACGTCGAGCTCACCGCGGACACGGACGTCGACGCCGAGTTCGCGTGCCTCGTGCGCACCACGCGCTCCTGGCTGGACCTCGACACGGACGTCGCCGCCGTGGCCCGCGCGTTCGACGGCGACTCCCTCCTCGGCCCGCTGGTGCGCCGGCGCCCCGGCCTCCGGGCCGTCGGGTATCCGGACGCCTTCGAGGCCGCGATCATGACGGTCCTCGGACAGCAGGTGTCCGTGGCCGCGGGCGGCACGTTCGGCGGGCGCCTCGCGGCCGCCTACGGGACGCCGACCGACTCGGGTCTCACCCTGTTCCCCACCCCGCAGGCCATCGCCGCAGCACCGCACGAGGAGCTGCGCGCCGCCGTCGGCGTGACCCGCGCTCGTGCCGCGACGGTGCAGAACGTGGCACGCGCCGTCGCCGCGGGGCTGTCCCTCGACCCCGCCGGTGACCACGCCGCGCTGCGGAAGGAGCTGCTCGCCATCCCCGGGATCGGCCCGTGGTCCGCGGACTACCTCGCCGTGCGCGTCCTGCGGGATCCCGACGCCTTCACGCCCGGCGACCTCGTGGCGCGCCGTGCGATGGGGAACCCGGACATCCGGGATGCCGGGCGGCGGTCGGAGGCGTGGCGCCCCTACCGGGCCTACGCCCTGTTCCACCTCTGGACCGCCGCGACCTACAGCGGTCCCTAG
- a CDS encoding SDR family NAD(P)-dependent oxidoreductase, protein MAIDLSGKTALVTGSTQGIGMAIAAGLAAAGARVGVNGRSNRGVARALETIRVDVPDADLVAVPADVTTDDGVAAALGILPAVDILVNNLGIFGAQPALEIDDSEWRRYFEVNVLTAIRLTRSYLPGMIDAGWGRVQYIASDSAVVIPAEMIHYGVSKTALLGVSRGFAKEAAGTGVTVNSIIAGPTHTGGVEDFVYQLVDKDLAWEDAQRQFMKDHRPQSLLERLIEPREIANMVTYLASPLASATTGAAVRVDGGYVDAILP, encoded by the coding sequence GTGGCAATCGACCTCAGCGGCAAGACGGCACTCGTGACCGGATCCACGCAGGGCATCGGCATGGCCATCGCGGCGGGACTCGCGGCCGCGGGCGCGCGCGTCGGGGTGAACGGCCGCAGCAACCGCGGTGTCGCCCGTGCCCTGGAGACCATCCGGGTGGACGTGCCCGACGCCGATCTCGTCGCCGTCCCGGCCGACGTCACCACCGACGACGGCGTCGCCGCAGCGCTCGGCATCCTGCCCGCCGTGGACATCCTCGTCAACAATCTCGGGATCTTCGGCGCGCAGCCCGCCCTGGAGATCGACGACTCCGAGTGGCGCCGCTACTTCGAGGTCAACGTCCTCACCGCCATCCGCCTCACGCGCTCCTATCTGCCCGGCATGATCGACGCCGGCTGGGGCCGCGTCCAGTACATCGCGAGTGATTCCGCGGTCGTCATCCCCGCCGAGATGATCCACTACGGCGTCTCCAAGACCGCCCTGCTCGGCGTCTCGCGCGGCTTCGCCAAGGAGGCCGCCGGCACGGGTGTGACAGTGAACTCGATCATCGCCGGCCCCACCCACACCGGCGGGGTCGAGGACTTCGTCTACCAGCTGGTCGACAAGGACCTCGCATGGGAGGACGCGCAGCGGCAGTTCATGAAGGACCACCGTCCGCAGTCGCTGCTGGAGCGCCTGATCGAACCGCGCGAGATCGCGAACATGGTCACCTACCTCGCCTCCCCCCTCGCCTCGGCCACCACCGGCGCGGCGGTCCGCGTGGACGGCGGATACGTGGACGCCATCCTCCCGTGA
- a CDS encoding DUF4193 domain-containing protein, translating into MATDYDEPRVRPEDQPANESLEAIQAQRSATTQTALIDVEDGETAEGIDLPGADLSHEELLIQVIPQQEDEFTCMSCFLVHHRSQLAREKNGDKYCTECEG; encoded by the coding sequence ATGGCAACCGACTACGACGAACCACGCGTCCGTCCGGAAGACCAGCCGGCCAACGAGTCCCTCGAGGCTATCCAGGCACAGCGCAGCGCGACCACGCAGACCGCGCTGATCGATGTCGAGGACGGCGAAACCGCCGAAGGCATCGACCTTCCCGGGGCCGACCTCTCCCACGAGGAACTCCTGATCCAGGTCATCCCGCAGCAGGAGGACGAGTTCACCTGCATGTCCTGCTTCCTGGTTCACCACCGCAGCCAGCTTGCGCGCGAGAAGAACGGCGACAAGTACTGCACCGAGTGCGAGGGCTGA
- a CDS encoding alpha/beta hydrolase gives MESSHVIVLPGGGYGMLSDTESEVIAEHLRSLGLSADVFYYPVQTRHPGPLDAVREEIRRVRAAGVERLALLGFSAGGHLAGHAALTASADAVEGVDAAVLCYPVVSMELATHRGSQDELLGPDAGGELRAATSLDRLVTADAPPFFIWHTAEDEAVPVEHAYLLGQALAAHFVPHALHVFAEGEHGLGLATGAGAAEQWSRLAADWLVAQGW, from the coding sequence ATGGAGTCCTCACACGTCATCGTCCTGCCCGGAGGCGGCTACGGCATGCTGTCCGACACCGAGAGCGAGGTCATCGCAGAGCACCTGCGCTCGCTCGGCCTCTCGGCCGACGTCTTCTACTACCCCGTGCAGACCCGGCACCCGGGCCCGCTCGACGCCGTGCGTGAGGAGATCCGCCGCGTCCGCGCCGCCGGCGTCGAACGGCTCGCCCTGCTCGGCTTCTCCGCGGGCGGGCACCTCGCGGGGCACGCTGCCCTGACCGCCTCCGCGGACGCCGTCGAGGGCGTCGACGCCGCGGTCCTCTGCTACCCCGTGGTGTCGATGGAGCTCGCCACCCACCGCGGCTCGCAGGACGAACTGCTCGGCCCCGACGCCGGAGGGGAACTCCGTGCGGCGACGTCCCTGGACCGCCTCGTGACGGCCGACGCCCCGCCGTTCTTCATCTGGCACACCGCCGAGGACGAAGCCGTGCCCGTGGAGCACGCGTACCTGCTCGGCCAGGCGCTCGCCGCGCACTTCGTGCCGCACGCCCTGCACGTCTTCGCCGAGGGCGAGCACGGGCTCGGGCTGGCGACGGGGGCGGGCGCCGCCGAGCAGTGGAGCCGCCTCGCCGCCGACTGGCTCGTGGCACAGGGCTGGTGA
- a CDS encoding AEC family transporter, whose translation MILQTLVALGPVIGLIALGYALRARSFLSPSFWPPAERLCYFVLLPALFISGTATADLAGLPIALMAPILAGPVVLTALGLVLAQRWLDLDGPAFTSVLQGSIRFNNYLGLSIALALFGPDGVALAAIANTVLVPLVNVLCTLAFARYGAERLTLAGTVRSIATNPLILGCVLGILLNVSGLGLPPGIAEFVRALGSASLPLGLLCVGAALDLRSIGRDPGAVVLATAVKFAVLPGLGIAGCLLLGLTGEPAATVILFLSLPTASSAYVMARALGGDARLMASTITLQTVAGVLYLPVVFLVIRALTG comes from the coding sequence GTGATCCTGCAGACCCTGGTGGCACTCGGCCCGGTGATCGGCCTGATCGCGCTCGGCTACGCCCTCCGGGCACGCAGCTTCCTGTCGCCGTCCTTCTGGCCGCCGGCGGAGCGGCTCTGCTACTTCGTCCTCCTGCCGGCGCTGTTCATCAGCGGCACCGCGACGGCGGACCTCGCGGGCCTGCCGATCGCCCTGATGGCGCCGATCCTCGCCGGGCCGGTGGTCCTGACGGCGCTCGGGCTCGTGCTCGCGCAGCGGTGGCTGGACCTCGACGGACCCGCGTTCACCTCCGTGCTGCAGGGCAGTATCCGCTTCAACAACTACCTCGGCCTCTCCATCGCCCTCGCCCTCTTCGGGCCCGACGGCGTCGCGCTCGCCGCGATCGCGAACACCGTCCTCGTGCCGCTCGTCAACGTGCTCTGCACGCTCGCCTTCGCGCGCTACGGGGCGGAGCGGCTGACACTCGCGGGCACCGTACGGAGTATCGCCACCAACCCCCTGATCCTCGGCTGCGTCCTCGGAATCCTGCTCAACGTGTCGGGCCTCGGGCTGCCGCCGGGCATCGCCGAGTTCGTGCGGGCCCTCGGCAGCGCGTCGCTGCCGCTCGGGCTCCTCTGCGTGGGCGCGGCCCTGGACCTGCGCAGCATCGGCCGCGATCCGGGCGCCGTGGTGCTGGCGACGGCGGTGAAGTTCGCGGTGCTGCCCGGCCTCGGGATCGCCGGGTGCCTGCTGCTGGGCCTCACGGGTGAGCCGGCCGCCACGGTGATCCTGTTCCTGTCCCTGCCCACGGCGTCCTCCGCGTACGTCATGGCGCGTGCCCTCGGCGGGGATGCCCGGCTCATGGCCTCCACCATCACCCTGCAGACCGTGGCGGGGGTGCTCTACCTGCCGGTGGTGTTCCTCGTCATCCGGGCGCTCACCGGCTGA
- a CDS encoding GlxA family transcriptional regulator gives MFTKVAVIVLPDLSIFEFGVVCEVFGVDRSSLGVGLPAFDFRVCTPVPGMVRTSSGVSLRVDDDLTGVDDADLVIMAPYSAGTAVPAAVLAALQAADRRGARIFSVCSGAFALAEAGLLDGRSATTHWRYTRSLADAYPGTHVDENVLYVEDGNILTSAGTASGIDASLHLVRREFGPRAATAIARGMVVPPHRDGGQAQFIERPVPTECGASMEELLVWLADHLDQDISVATLAQRLHMSERTFARRFRSETGTTPAAWLTGQRLLRAQSLLEETRLTIDAVARAAGFGQAVLLRHHFQKALGVSPAAYRRTFRGSDKGCDLDLHELEEQFGGRALSR, from the coding sequence ATGTTCACCAAGGTCGCCGTGATCGTGCTCCCGGACCTCTCCATCTTCGAGTTCGGGGTGGTCTGCGAGGTGTTCGGCGTCGACCGCTCCTCCCTCGGCGTGGGCCTCCCCGCCTTCGACTTCCGCGTCTGCACGCCCGTCCCGGGCATGGTCCGGACGTCGTCGGGCGTGTCCCTCCGGGTCGACGACGACCTCACGGGCGTCGACGACGCGGACCTCGTCATCATGGCCCCCTACTCCGCCGGTACCGCCGTCCCCGCCGCCGTCCTGGCCGCCCTCCAGGCGGCCGACCGGCGGGGCGCACGGATCTTCTCGGTGTGTTCGGGCGCCTTCGCCCTCGCCGAGGCCGGGCTGCTGGACGGCCGCTCCGCGACCACCCACTGGCGGTACACGAGGAGCCTCGCCGACGCCTACCCGGGTACCCACGTGGACGAGAACGTGCTCTACGTCGAGGACGGGAACATCCTCACGAGCGCCGGGACGGCCTCGGGCATCGATGCCAGCCTGCACCTCGTCCGGCGGGAGTTCGGGCCGCGGGCCGCGACGGCGATCGCCCGCGGGATGGTGGTACCCCCGCACCGCGACGGAGGCCAGGCACAGTTCATCGAGCGGCCCGTCCCCACCGAGTGCGGGGCGTCGATGGAGGAGCTGCTGGTGTGGCTCGCCGACCACCTGGACCAGGACATCTCCGTGGCCACGCTCGCCCAGCGCCTGCACATGAGCGAGCGGACCTTCGCCCGGCGGTTCCGTTCGGAGACGGGCACGACGCCGGCCGCCTGGCTCACCGGGCAGCGCCTGCTGCGTGCGCAGTCGCTGCTGGAGGAGACGCGGCTGACCATCGACGCCGTCGCCCGCGCTGCCGGTTTCGGCCAGGCGGTGCTGCTCCGCCACCACTTCCAGAAAGCCCTCGGCGTCAGCCCCGCCGCGTACCGCCGCACCTTCCGCGGGTCCGACAAGGGCTGCGACCTGGACCTGCACGAACTCGAGGAACAGTTCGGCGGGCGGGCCCTCAGCCGGTGA